In Haloarcula halophila, the genomic window TCGGCACCCCAGCACGCCAGCGACGCGGCTGTCGACAGCGAGACAGCCCAGAGTCTGGCCGGTGGGTACCGACAGATCGACTGCTTCAACGGGTCCTCTTCGCCCACGAAACATCCGAATGGGACGGAACCGCCCGCTCGGAGCCATTCGTTCGATAGTGTCTCATTCAGAGTGTACTGGTCCGGTGATCCTGACTATCCAAATGCGAGTTTCAACCAGAGTGCGATACAGAACTCAACAGCAGTCTATGGTTCTCTGGCGTGTAATACAGACATCCGGTTTCCGTCTCCCCCGGACATGAGCAGCTGGAACGATGGTGAATTAGGCCGGTACAATGACTTGGGCAAGCGGGTTTCCGTCCATCCTGCTCGTGCAGCACCGACATCGAACGGACCGATCAAAGACGCTTACATCGAAATCTTCCGGGTAACTCCCTCGACGATCGTTCATCACCACAACGGGACAACCCAGTACGTCCGGCCAAATGGATCAGTGAAAGCGATCACGAACTATCGTGTTGAGACCCCTAAGTCGACGGTCACGCCAACACGGACGGTCACTTGGGCCGTCGTCGACACTGAAATCGAGGATCTGGAATTATGGACCAACGGCTCAATCGAGGACTCCGTCTCCTCGGGCACGAAGCCTACGTTCCAGTTCACGAATACCACCGGGAACTCGACGCTGAAAGTTAACGGGACGGTCACCGTGACCCTCCAGAAAACGACGACGTTCAGCGCCAATGGAACGATTAAGACCTCGAAGAAAGTCGTCAGTCAGGAGGTCTCGGATGCACGACGGGTAAGAACTCAAAAGTTGGACGGAGCAGTCTACGGGGAAACGGCTGACCATCGCAACAGCAGCGGGGCCGTAGTAAACGTGCCTCGGATGTGGCGGAATATTCAGTTTCCCAACGCTGGTGAGAGTGTCCACAGTCGGTGGTTCTTCTATACAAGGAGCCCGTCGGGCTGGGAACACTGGTCGAAGTCGACGAGTCCACGAAGTACCTCCAGCGGACCGCCGTTCAACAAGATCCGCCCGCTCCGGGTACACGCTGCCCCGTTGAAAAGTGCCCCAGTGTCTGGAATCGGCAAGAAACGGGGGGCAGCGACCAAATACACCGGCACTAATGGTGACTACACACGCAATAACGAGGATTTCCGCGTAGCGAGGGCTAGTGGGCCGACCGCCCATGGACCTGTCAATACCTCTGTGTCGGTGAACCTGAACATAACAGAGGGCTATACGAAGACTCAACGGGTCGAGGTGAGAGAAGCTGGCTCGAATAACCCGTACAAATACCAGGACGTTGTGGTAACCGGGATCGTTCGTGGAAGCAAGGAATCGGGATGGCTGAACAAGCCTACTGTTGTCCACCCGACGAACCTGACTGCCGAGGTAACGAACCGGAGCAAGAACGGGACAGAAATCGAGATCTCGATTCTGTCGCCCACTGACCAGCCGGTTAAGCAAGGGACGCTGATTCTCGATCCTGGACAGCTAGGTGCGAGAACTGGCCTTAACATAACTCGTGCCTACACAACCGGTGGCGCTCCCCGTTCTCCTGCAACAGTCATAAACACGTCCGCCAGCGGCACCATCGTCGTTAGAATCCCCCAGACAAACGTTCGGGAGCTTGAGATACGATATATACCGCCGGAGCCGTGGTGGGATCAGTTCATACGCCTTGGGCCGGTTGTCGCGGCGATGGGGCAAACCGAGACGACACAGCGTGTCGGTGGAGGGTTCCCGGCGTTCAAACACCTGATCGAGCTGGCAGTTCTAACGCTGCTATCGTTCGGGCCGATGCTGGCGATGCTGTACTTAGCAGACGTACTGACAAATGGACGACTTATCGGAATGTACTCAAATGACACAACACACGACTTCAGAGACTGACTCGCGAATCGACCGTCGAACAGCACTCGGTCTGATCGGGGGCGGATTAACTGCCTTCGCTGGCTGTGGAGGTGTCGTATCGACAAATGAGAACTCAACAGCAACTACCTCACCAACACCGACACCTGCGACAGACAATACACCAATCGAATCAATCGAATACACGGTTAAAGAGGTGAGTGGGCGCCCACAGATATTCGCGTCGGTGACAGTAACAGACAGTGTCGAGATCACTCAAATCCGTCTGGTCGCTAACGACAGAGTGTTCCACAGGAATGCAGTTGATGAAGGGACAGCTGACATCCCACTCACCTACGCTGCTATTGACAAACACTACCCCCCGGAAGGAGGCAAATTGGTTCTAATCAGCGAGGATGAAGAAAGAGAGGTTTCCTTCCCGTATCGTCCGGATATTCGGCTGAAGGAAGTCATACGAGCTTCTAATTCTTCGAGACTTGAGTCGGATTCCCAGCTTGAGCCGATAGGGATCGTACTTGAGAATCACGGTAACAAACCTGGACTTGCTAACTCGATTGATTATGAGGGTGCACCCGCAAACGCGGGCCGGCCGGACAGTGGTTCATCTCGAGGATTCGACAACCGGTGGGGGATGATAAGAGGAGGCGATGAACTTCTGCTTAAAATACATTCATTCTTTTATGAAGAATTTGATTGCTCTGACTTCGGAACCAGAGATGCAACGATCCGAGTGGCCCTTGAATTTGCAGAAGATATCGTAGCAAAAGTTCCGGTAACATACGAGCACGAAGGGGGGCGAAACTGTACGCAAACCTTAGGGACTGCCAGAAATGTTGGGCCGGCGACGGACACCCCAGAGACAACTCAGGAGTGAGAGATGCCTGGAGCCAAGGAATCTGCTCCCTTCAAAAGTGAATTGGGTGGAGACACTAGCACAGCCACCTCTGAGCCTGCCCCAATCAACATCAGTTCTGACACAACGATGGAAGGAGCTGATGGGATGTCGGCTATCACGTCGCCTACCGGAAAAAATGCGGTAGGGCCAGGGGTTCGTAACTTCGATTTCAATTTCACAGGAAGTTCCAATCATATCGCTGACCAGTTCGCGAAGGTTATTGAGTGGTTTATGCAAACCACCGCGCAAGATGTCAAAGAAGGCGCTAATAATCAAACTGCAGCCTTAGTTGATCCAATCATTGGAACGCCAGCACCACGGGGTCCAAGGAGTTCAGTTGGTGGCATTCATTTTGATATAGCCTTCAGTAACGTCAGTAACTATCCGTGGCAGCTCTTCATGGACGATATTTACTGGGGAGTGTCTCTTGGATTAGCGTTGGGCCTTCAGTTTCTCATTGTCGCCGGACTCGGACTTCGGTACCGGTCAATGGACCCAGTGGTCCGGAAAAAGACCGGCCGAAGACTCTTCTTTGCGTTTATGTCGGTTTTCTTCTGGCTTCCGGTCGCATCGCTTGCTGGACAGGTATCCAACGCGATTGGCTGGGCAATAGTTGATACAGCACCAACAGGAAGTTCAGTTACAGCTTTCCTATCATCGGCTTATGCCGTCTGGACCGCCGATATCGGACTTCTCATCGTCGTGATATTACTATCACTATACATATACATAAAGACATTGTTGATATTCATTGGCCGCTGGATAGGGTTGATCTTGCTTACCCTCTTCATGCCCGTTCTCGGGACACTATGGGTGTTAGAGGTCTGGCCATTCAACCGCTTTGCAGGCCTGTCAGCGAAAATAGCGGGTGCATATCCTGGACTCTTAGTAGCCAATATCCCCGCAGCAATCTTGATTCGCCTCGCTATGGTCCACCATACGTGGGGCCTCTCAACCAGCTTAAGCACTATTCTCGATCTTCTTATTCTCCTGTTCGCAGCGAAATCACAGCGTGCACTCGTCGAGCAAAGCAGTTCTTTGGCTACGAAGGGTGCAGACATGTTCTCATCAGCAACGAAAAGTAGTCTTGCCATCGCTGGAGCGGGCGCGACACTCGGAACAACTGCCGTCGCCGGACCTGCAGCTGGATCAGCAGTCGCTGCTGGTCAGAAAGCTATCCAAGGGAAAAATCCCAGTACGGAGGTCGCACAGGTTCACCGCAGCCTCGCCTCTCAGCAACTCGCTCAGAGTGGGTCGGATGGCCAAAGTAGTTCCGAAGCGGAGGAAACCCCCTCAAGCAGTAGTAGTACAGGTAGTTCATCGGCCGAAAACACCTCTGATGAGAAGCCATCGGAGAGCACATCCAGAAGTTCCGACACGGATGCAGAAGACACAAACGGAGGACTATTAGGTCGGTTTTCGACGGATGACGGAAACACCCCCGAAGATTCGGGAAGGAACACCGATCAAGAGACCCCAGGTCAATCTGCGGAGGGTCCAGAACAATCTCCCGACACTAATTCGACCGGGAGCGGTTGGTTCAGTGCGACGGAGTCCGGTCAAAGCAGCTCCGAGATAGCCGACGCTTCGCAAGATGGCTATTCTCAAGGCGACCGCGTGGTAATCGACTCAGAGGACTTCGACCACACTGATAAACGCGCTGTCGTCACCAGCTCCGTCCCTGGTCACGTCAAAGTCCGCCCCGAGTCTCGTGAGCGGTCCGAAGACATGACACTGGATGCCTCTGAGGTGGCGATGTACGAACCCGGACCAGAGGTTGACCGTCAGTTCAATTCCGGGGATCCAGTTCGGATCACCGCCGATGAGTTCAAGGCTGCTGATAGCCGGGCGACGGTCACAAAGCCCCCCGTACCTGGGAAGGAAGCCACCGTACGGCCAGTCAATCTGCCCGGAGAAATCGAAGTGTCAGAAGCTGACCTCGCTGCTGTCCCCACAGACAGTCCCCAGCCGACAGATACCAACGAACCAGAGCCTGCCGTTCCCGAAGGCTGGGACGGCGATGACGGCCGTGATTCACCCGTTGAACCGGAACGGATTACGCCAGTTGGACCACGGACTACCACTACCCAGTCCGACCCCCTCGCTGATCTCCAGGGCCAGGACTCCGGCCAGTCTGTAGTAACCGAATCGGGTGACACTAGCACGTCTGCTGGTGAGCACGGCTCCGAGCCACCATCCCAGCCCCAGGGAGAACGCAGTGGATCGGAACCGGTGTCGGCTGATCCACCCCAGCCAGGTGATGAAGTTCCCACCACCGAGGGGGTCGAAACCCCCGGGCGATCGGCAACCGAAATCACAGATACCTCCCCAGGCGATCAGCCCCCTCAAGAGAAGAAGTTAGCCACAACGTCGGAGCTCGATCCATCGGATCTCGTCGCGAACCCAGATGCCGAAAAGTATCAACAAGGGTTCGACAACAGGTCCCAAGAAACGACCCAGGACACACCTGAAGCAACCGAGCGGAGTTCTCACCAGTCCGACTACCGCGGTTCCGAGACTGGAGACACCGACGTGGGCTCAGACTCCAGCCAAACCATCGACGAAGCACTCGCGACCGACAATGACATGCTCGGTCGTGAAGCCTACGAAGACCCCTTCGAGACGGAAACTACGGAGAGTGATGACTCATGAGTGAGACAAACACCGAGTACAGCACGAACATCATTCACGAATCCCTCGGGAGCAAAACCGAGTTCTGGGGAGAGTATACCCTGGCAGAACTCGCCCTGTTCGTCGTCCCGATCTTCGGGTATTTCCTCTTCCTGGGCATCCCCTTCGTGCCAGCAAGTGCGTTCCTGCCAGCAACAGGAGCCGTCATCGCCCTCGAAATCTTGCTGTTTGCACTCTTCCAGGTCAAACCCAGCTACTACCGATTGACAGAGTGGCTCATGGTGAGACTGCGATTCGCCGTCCAGAAAGAGGAACACACCATCGACGATGGCAATCAAGATACCCGCCATGTCACCCGCCTCAATCGGATCATGCCCCACGGAATCGAGCGCGTCGACGGTGCCCACGTCGGAGCTGTCGAAGTCCGCCCGGCAAACATGGCCCTCGAAGATGGTAAACAGTGGGCCAACGCTGTCTCCTCGCTCACGGATCTCGTCACCGCCCTCGAAGGGACCGCCGAAATCTACGTTACGACCACCAACGTGAGCAACCGGCCACATATCGAAGCCCACGAAGAGCGCTTGCAGGACCCCGATGTCCAGAATCTCCCCATGCTTCGGGGCGTTCTCTCCCAATGGGTCAACCGCTATACCAACGATGACGGCGAAATCCAGGATTCAACGGAAATGCAGCGGGAATACTATATCATCGTCACGGTCACCGACAGTGACATCGACGAACTCGAGCGGGAGTCGACATCGCTGCTGGGCTACTTCGAAGACCTTCCCGGGATCGGCAAAGCCGTCTCGAAGCTCACCCCAGAGACGTTCACCGACGCCGAGCGCGAGAAGTACAAGACGAAGAAACTGAACGACCGCCTGGGGAACGTCTCGCGAGCGGTCGACAACCTCTATCGCTGTCGTGGAAATGCAGTCTCGCCGTTTGACCTCGCACAGCTCACCAAGGACTATTGGGCCTGCGAGTCTCGGCCGCACTCGGACTTCGCATCCACGGCCGGCATCTCACCGATCAGCTATTCGGAGGACCAGGACAACGACGGCGACGACGTCGACGACGCGCTGACTGCCGAGGACCTCGCTGACGATGATAATGCAGACGCCGCTCCAGCGGACGCCGGCGATACCGAGGAGACAGAAGCTAACGAGACCGAAGCCAGAGAAGATCTGGAACACGTCGAGGAAGCTGCCGAAGAAATCGAGTACATCTCACCGGATGTCTCCCAGCCGGGTCGGAAGCACCAGTCGATCGTAGCGCCGACGGCAATCGACTGGCACACGGACTACACGCTGATCGAGAACGAGACCTATTCCCGGACCTTCTGGATCGAGACCTTCCCAGAACATCCGACCAACGGCCTCTTCGAGCGGCTACTACTGGATACGGACCTCCGGGCCGACGTGAACATCCACATCAACCCCTACGACTCCCAAGATGCGGTCCAGGTCATGTCCGAGTGGATCACCTCGCTACGGATGGTCCAAAACGACATGGGCGAACTCGAAGCCGAGGACGTTCGCGACGATATCAACCGAGCGAAATACCTCCGCCAGTTAGTCCGACGCAACCGAGCCTCGCTCTACCAGGCCGGCGTCTTCGTCCGGATTACTGCCGACTCGAAAGAGGAACTGCGAACACAGACCAACCAGCTGGAAACCCTCCTGCGGGACGCCCCGGCGAACTGCTCGGTCAAACGAGCAACCCGGCGCCAAGAACAGGGCATGGTCACTGTCTCGCCACTAGGCGGGAACGAACTCGGCCGTGGCCGGTTGTCGGCGATGACCGGCGAGGCCCTGGGGTCGATGTTTCCGTTCTCGTCGAACTACCTCCGCATGGAAGACGGAATCGAATACGGCACCCACGGCCACAACGGGTCGTCGCTGCTGATCGATCCCTGGGAACTGGAGACTGGCCACTCCGAATTGGTCACCGGAATGCCCGGCGGCGGGAAATCCCACGGGACACAGGCCCGCTCGATCAGGATGATGAAAAAACGATCGGACGTCAAGCAGGTGTTTATCGACCCCGTCGCCGGGATGCGTGGGTCGGCGAAGATGCTCGACGCCAAGACGATCACGGTCAGCGGAGAGACGCCACTGAACCCGTGTGAGATGCATCCCACACCGGAACACATCCTGCGAAAGTCCCCGGACATGCAACCGGTCGCCTCGAAGAAAGACGAGGTCTTCGGGGTAATCGAGAACTTCCTGAAATCGAGAGACATCGACCTGGAGATGCACTCGGGGCTGATCACGTTCCTGATCGACGCGATCTTCGAGCAGTCCGACATCGACCCCGACGACCCGTCGACGCACACACCGGAGAACTCCCCCAGCATGGCGGACTTCCTGGACCTGATCGACGACATCCAAGAGGACCCGTCGCTGTTCCCCGGTGCAACCACCGAGTCCTCTCGACAGAAGATTCGAGAATACGCCAACGAACTGTCGGTGGCACTGCATCCGTTCCGGCAGGGCTCAACCTACGGAAATCTCTCCGAGGAGTCGAACCTGAACC contains:
- a CDS encoding VirB4 family type IV secretion system protein: MSETNTEYSTNIIHESLGSKTEFWGEYTLAELALFVVPIFGYFLFLGIPFVPASAFLPATGAVIALEILLFALFQVKPSYYRLTEWLMVRLRFAVQKEEHTIDDGNQDTRHVTRLNRIMPHGIERVDGAHVGAVEVRPANMALEDGKQWANAVSSLTDLVTALEGTAEIYVTTTNVSNRPHIEAHEERLQDPDVQNLPMLRGVLSQWVNRYTNDDGEIQDSTEMQREYYIIVTVTDSDIDELERESTSLLGYFEDLPGIGKAVSKLTPETFTDAEREKYKTKKLNDRLGNVSRAVDNLYRCRGNAVSPFDLAQLTKDYWACESRPHSDFASTAGISPISYSEDQDNDGDDVDDALTAEDLADDDNADAAPADAGDTEETEANETEAREDLEHVEEAAEEIEYISPDVSQPGRKHQSIVAPTAIDWHTDYTLIENETYSRTFWIETFPEHPTNGLFERLLLDTDLRADVNIHINPYDSQDAVQVMSEWITSLRMVQNDMGELEAEDVRDDINRAKYLRQLVRRNRASLYQAGVFVRITADSKEELRTQTNQLETLLRDAPANCSVKRATRRQEQGMVTVSPLGGNELGRGRLSAMTGEALGSMFPFSSNYLRMEDGIEYGTHGHNGSSLLIDPWELETGHSELVTGMPGGGKSHGTQARSIRMMKKRSDVKQVFIDPVAGMRGSAKMLDAKTITVSGETPLNPCEMHPTPEHILRKSPDMQPVASKKDEVFGVIENFLKSRDIDLEMHSGLITFLIDAIFEQSDIDPDDPSTHTPENSPSMADFLDLIDDIQEDPSLFPGATTESSRQKIREYANELSVALHPFRQGSTYGNLSEESNLNLIEDDSKAVYLDLQQIEGSGSGLGKQSFIMQLLLSNLYQQAKNMDQKVEIIIDEAHYLFNDDANLAFLNQIARHQRHAGLRLVMLSQTLQEFYDEGVAEEIAGMCPIMVHHREPDLGEKTANRAGLTSEQQHYINTAEAGKESIGEGQGFSQALVRVDEHGDYPLTIRTSWEEKRVIDLDAHGRDALAALVDSQPEQIKEFEQFVYAHGLRHELTERFGFEPEQAEKVLSGLSQEELMDSVRVALEQNGTATAVADGGSTDTTTADTGGSSE